The Anastrepha ludens isolate Willacy chromosome 2, idAnaLude1.1, whole genome shotgun sequence DNA window cttcttcttgtttccgcgcctgaaaagaaagctgaaggggaggcgtttcgactccatcgaggcgatccaaaaaactgtgacagccgaattgaacgcgattccggcggatgagtttaaaaaatgcttcCTGCAgtggaccgctaccagcggtgtattgacgctcaagggtcctattttgaagaatattaattgtataagccaaaagttttaataaaactgctaaaaaaataaggctcattacttttcaatcaaaccctgtataattGGCTCTTATTTGGTATTtgaccgagttcctcctccaatttgtggtgtgtgtcttgatgtttttctacaatggaaGAGCCGACAATATTACGCCGCTTCGGAATGGCAGTTGagcttgcctgccgaggggtggccGCTTTTTCAACCCTTTGGTGTGAGAGATTCGAGCccatgcacttccgaatggcagtcagaCTAAGCAGACTTCTAAACTGTTTCACTCAAGTAAGGCAAATGTTTCTTACTCACCGCACATCATTTTCAATCTCGAATAACGACAAGCATATGGCACACTTCTCAGCATCTTCATCCGACTCGCTAGGGCGGCGTAGGCGTTTGTATTTATGTGGCAGTGTATTCCGCTCAATAATTTCCTGTTGtcgaaaaacattttgaattaatattataaagaaagaaatagttttcaaataatttatctACCAAAGTGGCGCCACGATTTGGCCTTATTGCTGAGCCAATCAAAATGTGTGGTCCAATGTGTGATAGCGGTGTAGACAGGCCGATTTCCAGATGCACCGGTGAGTAGTGATGAAACATGTGGTGGTGCACGGCTGAACGACGACGTTGTTGTGCTTCATATGGATAGTAAGCCTGGAAGgggaaaattgtattaaatatttatgtaaatattgaaaaagggATAAAAAGctagaaaatatgattttattagGCTTAAAACCTTCCGTTTTTCTTAACTTATCACTCACCGGGTCCAAACTAGATACCGGACCATTGCTGGCATGCACACAGGAACAGGTATTGGGCAGTTGCGATCGCCAGCGGAAACTGTTTGTCAAATTAAGTGGATTCGAGGAAAGATCAATAGGTGTAGGCGTCATATGGCGACGATGTATTTCTTGTATGTGTTGTTGGCGATACCAGAGATTTTGATGCACCGGATATGGCGGCGCCGCACCAGCATGATGGACTCCACTATGGTGGCTAGAGCTGCTAGCACTGCCACCGCTGGTACTGCCGCCATGCTGGTGACGACCCATCAGCGGAGAAAATGGTACTCGGGAACGAGCATTTACCGCAAATGACGGATAGGATATCATACCACCAACACGTTCGTCGCCCACACCACCACCACTGCTACCTCCATTTGGATGAACAGCAGCAGCGAGCTGGGAGGATGTCTCTGAGGTTGGTCCTGGCGGTGGACCTGTAGCCGCCGCGGCTGCCGAAACATAGGCTGGAGCTGCTGGCGAGACGCCGCGTATGTGATCAGCATTAACAGTGGCAGCTTGTGCGAATGCTTGTGCAGCTGCAGCCGCAGCAGCCGCGCCGGCCAATGTAGAGCGACTCCGACTAAACGAACATGGAGGGATTAGTGGAGGTTCTTGTTGAGTATGAAGAGTACTTCGCTGTAGTGGTGGCATTTCATCGTCGGCGCGTCGACAGTGCAGGTAAAATGGCGCTATTTGCGGTATCGGTGGGCTGCTGttactgttgttgctgttatcgATATTTGCCTCACTTGGGTAAACACCGCTGCCACCGGTTGCAGCACTTCCGTTCTCAGCTGAATCAACGCCATTGCTTATAGCACCAGCGGAAATACCTCTCGCGTAGCGCGATGCCCCGCCGTGACGCGTCGGGAAGAGAAAACTATTTCCCTCATTACGACTCTGATGCATTGACGCGTGAGCAGCGGGAACTCGTCCGCCAAATAAATCCTGCAAGGAGACTTCTTCAATGGTGGGTATTGAAATTATGGTAGTGTCTGTTCCTGGTGCTGTCGCAGTAGCTCCAGAACGTAGCACAGGTACCGCTGAACGACCCATCGCCGCTGCAGCCGTTGCCATATTTAACTGTGGTGAACGTCGTAGGCGTCGCATTTCCGGGTACATGGCGTGAGCCGCTAGCTCATCTAAATACGAGCGCTGATGCTGTGATTGGTGAGCCTGTTGAGGCTCGTAAAATGGATTTGGCGCTGGACGCGGTATGTACTTGTAGTATCGGCCACGCAGCAGTGAAGAGAAGCGCTGACGTTGCGGTTGGTGGGCTTGTTGCGGTTGATAAACACCATGCATCATACAGTCGTGATGATGCTGGGAGTGCGCTATGACTTCTTCCTGCTCCATATTAGAAAGTGACTGTAGTTGATTGCTCGGTCCAGCGGTATCCCACTGCTGATAGCCTGGCGGTACAACCGCGTAAGGATGTAGCAGTGGACCTGGGGCTGTTCCATCGGCAACTACACCAGTGCGTAAGTAACTGGGCTGTGCCCCATCTACTGCTTCAATTGGAGTTTCATTCACAACTGCTGCTGCTCCACCATCGTCACTTGCAATTGTAGTTGGCACAAGTGTATCTTCGTCGTTGGTTAGATCAATAGAAAGTATTGGTTCACGCGTGGAATGCACAAAAACGACGTCATCGTCGTCGCCCGTCGAATCTGATAGCCAGTCTAATTGCAAATCAGGCGCTGTTAACACCGCTGCTCCTCCAGCACCATTACTTGACACGTCTATGGACGACTGGTTTCGTGCTATTGTTGCAGACGTATTGGCTGGTGTAGCTCCTCCGGCGGATTTAGAAACTTCCGCTGACGAGGCACCTACAGCACCCGAATAAGTTGGCTGTTCGTCGTCTATGTAAGGTAGCATTGTCGACGGCGATGGCACTGTAGCGCCCTCTGTGGGCACTGTCACTGTTGCCCCTACTTCGCCAGGATCAGATGGAGCTGGCATGGCGTACCCTGCGCCATAAACATGTGGGTTTTCGTCCAAATCACTATCTTCCAGCAGTACTACACTGTTATCTGTCGAATGGGCATGACTATGGCCAGCATAGGTGATTACATAAGGACCCTGCCCTATTGCTACGCCACTATCGGTAGCCGCTGTGCTGCCGGGTGATGTTAGATGCCTTATGGTCTCGGGCAGATGTACCGAAGACATCGGCTGTGGTACCTCATCCACTTCGCTGGATTCGTGTACGTTAAGCATGCGCCAGATTTTGCGGCGCGCGGTGCGTATTTCGGCAGAGTCACAGCTGTTGCTGCCACTGTGTTCGTCTGCTACACCACTTCTACTACCAGGTTGGCCCCTTAAGCCACTACTGTTTATGCGTGCCATCTTTGCTGCCCTCGGTGTGGCGTCTGTCATACGGCTGCTGCTTGGTCGCTCTGGTGAATAGACTCCATCCAGCCTATCTCTGCTGTCTGCACGACACTCACGCAGCCAAGCCAGATTGTTCGTGACTCCGCCCCGCCTGTACTGCTGCTGTTCACGTTCATGAATGCGTCGACGCTCGCGCTCACGCCAACGTAGAAATTCATGGGGATTAGGTCTTTCATGTTGTGCAATGCCTGTGTTATTAGTATTGCCATGAACCCCCCTTGGCTTATGAAGATTCCAGATGAtctcgtcatcatcatcatcgccgGCATCATCATCAGTCTGATTTGGTAAGCGGCTGTGCTCACCATTGAATAAGGAAAACGCAGAGCTGTCAAGGGTGCGAAAACTTCTTGATGAATGTGCTTCGTCATTGCAGCTGGTGGGAGTAACGCAATTATTGTTTGATGCCCCACTGAAACTAGGCATGGGCTCCATATCAGCCAAGTCGTCTATATTGCCGACCGAGCCGCGATTGCTGATCGAACTACCGACGCTACTCCTGCCACACACTCCACCGCCACCACCGGCACTGCCACTACCACTAACGCTGCCACTACCGCTACCATTGCTTCCATTACCACCACTTGAGCCCACAACATTCGTGGGCTTACTCTGTTTCTTTGCCGCATACgtagttgtagttgtgtttGTGGTGCACGTGTCGGCAAAATGAGCGCGTTCCGTATCCGATGCTGATGTTACCTCGTCGCTAGTATTTAGCGATATTGGTGATGTATTACATGTTCCATCAGTTTGCGCTACAGCTTCGTTTGACTCTGGAAGGGAATTATTGGCTTCATCGTTAGCAAAATCCACTGCCGCTGTGTTCTCCGCCAATGCCTGTCTACTAGTCATGGCCCTGCTAATTACAGCTGTAGATTCTTCAGCCTCATCAGCTGCACCCGAATTTGGTAGATTCGTAGTTGATGCAACCATCATTTCATCATCTAATGAATCAACAGATGCGCTGCCACCTGCTATGGCAGAGGAATCAGATACCATTGCGCTACTAGTTATAGTAGACACTGCAGTATAATGTAGATTGCATACTGTGTTGGCGCGTTGCAAATGCTTTGGATGTTCAGAGCCATAGGCTTCCGTACCCAAACTTGGTCCATTTGCTGCGGCCGCATCGTTATTTTGCGTAGAATTGGCaaccatttttttacatttcatgtCAGTTTTCTGTGTGTCGGCAGCAGCTGCAGGTGGTGCCGTTAGTATAGTTCCTTCGCTTGATTGTACAGTTGGTGCCCAATAATTTCCCATGGCATAATCGTGCTCATCGTTCACTGCACCAACAGTGCTAGTTTCTCCAGAGTCTTGCAAGTGCAGCACAGCACTGGAACTAGTGGCGCCATTTGGTACAACACCAATATCCATATGTTCAGCCCGTGCCAGTTCTTGACTGATACCATTGGCTGCCATTAAGGTTTGCTCGGGCTGTTGCTGCTCGTGAAGTGCTGTGTGAACATGTTCCACGCCATGTACGGGTTCATACGGCGAGGCGTTGAGCCTGAAAGTAGCCACAATTTACTTGTATAAAAATCTAAATTGATTGGGAAAAACCTTACCTGCCTACATTACTGTGTGAACAGTGGCATGTGTTCGGCAAGCACTTGTTGCACAGTAAATAAGGATCACGACGTGCTAAGCATGGATCATAGGCACAACGTTCGGGGGAATGCTCGCTGCCCATTTGTATAGCAGACGAAGATGTGGAGTGTGCATGCTGATGCTgattatgatgatgatggtgcTGATGCTGGTGCTGAGACTGTTGCACATGTGGAAGCATATGTGAATGCACATGATGGTGTGGACGATGCGCCAAAGCATGACGATGGGAATGTACGTGGTTGTAATGATGCACATGATGACGCACCGGAGAATACATTTGAACACCAATAGCATTAACCATTGGTTGAGTTGAAGCTGAGGGCGGAGAAATATTTGCAGCTGCATCGTATGCCAGCGTTGAGGCAGCACCTTCAAAGTGCGTCGTTGAGTTAGGAGGTGTAGCTGGACTGAGTACCGCAGAAGGATAACTGTGTATGCTGTGATAGTTCGCCACAGCGGCGGTCGCAGCTGCAGATTCAGCTGGAGTACTCATATAGAATGTTAAAGGATTCTGCTAAATGAggtgaaaagtttaaaattaatatttaattcattattatgCATGTGGATTGGAAGCGTGAACGAGTAAAATTTCTAATACGAAGCCCAGTTCACTACAGCCAATCCGCCAATACGAGACGACATATTATTTACTTCAATTGAAAGGCCTAACGTAGAGGTGCGTTCGCCGCGATCGTACACCAAACCATAAGAGGCAGCTAAAAAGAGATGattaattcaagaaaatttttgacGAAATACATAATGGCAAAGCATATGAAAATTGTGTGCGACGCACATCAATGTGTTACACTTACGACCATCGCTGTTGATTTCCATTTCATGATGATAGGCTGGAACTTCAATTTCATGACGCAGACGTCGGCGCATTTCGTCTTCATTGTTCTCCATTTTGAGGCCTTTTTTGCGATGCTCTTATGTGACTGCTTTATTTTTACTAGTATAGCGATTTTAGTGCACTTTTTCAACGCGAAATTCCGTACTCAGTAATTGCATTGATTGCACTTTATTCAAACGCTGCTTAGCCGCGTCAGCAGAACAACTGAAACTGAAAAGAGAACACAAATAAAGTATATTGAAACTCGCTCGCATATACAATAAACAATAGTTAGATTACTACTGTAATAATTATTtgttactacatacatatgtattcctTTTAACGAGACACCTACTAAAGTAACTTGACCGCAATAACAATTCCAACCTCACCTTATCAACAGCTgacccaaaacaaaaacaagtgcaAACAAAACATGCAGCGAAGACGGGAAGAATGAAAacgcaaatacataaatataaaaaaatagtgcacTAACAGAGTTGCCAACAACTTCTCTACCCCGTATAATTCTTTAGTTCGGTATATTTTTGTACCTAAAGGGTATTTTTATCTAATTTATTTAGCTTGAAGAAATACAACAAAGTTAACCCACTTTTTTCAACACCGACTGTATAAAAGATGGTTGAGAATATATTGCAAATCACGAATATATTACATTAAAGTCCAATATTCTTATGGCATTTTGTATTTGACTTAAAATATATGCGATTTCAAAACATTTGACTAAATGAGAGCAGAATCCCTGCAGTGTGCTAAAACCTTATAATTTCTATTCTACCCCAACCCAAGCGTGAGATTTTCGCAAAATGTTGGACTATGATCAGCAAAAAACTCAATATTTTCTACCCTATACAAAGAGTGAGAGTGAGCGTTACTCGTTGTtacataaatggaaataaatccttcaataaaattgaattaaattttgcatGTTCTTTTCTCTTAAAATATTGCCATtgtattcaataaaatttgacaaatgttataaaatgaACAATTGAGTGTCGACATATTGAGTTAACTTAAAtgtcaaatttgattgaatgcgatggcaaaattttaagtgagtaatgtcatgttatgttgtcatcattttgaaaattacgACAAATTGCTAGTACATTGTGcccgttgttcttgttgttgttgcagcataaatattccccatacttaATTAcagagaatgctgctggagtgaccggccttggccggatataaatccgtttcggtaacgtagaaccgactgtcgtggaaacgtacaTTGTACCCGCGCTCTTGATTGTTTGGAAACATTTTCTGATTTATATGATTAAAATGAAAGAAGGGATCGAGAGTATGGGTCAATTCCTTTTTGCAAATAAGGGAAGTGCAAAGTCTGGAAAACTAAATTGTTTAAGACGCTGCCAGAATGAGCgtcataaaagaaataaaatggcTGTCACAGATTTTGTCAATATTTCATAACATGAATTGCCGACTTCATTCAATTTGCTGTTCGGTTGGCAATTACTGTGAAATTTACCATTGAAACATCAAAAATTTAGTCTTGAGACGTCAAGTGTGGGCATAGCTATGATATCGTCATTTCGAAAATGTCCTGATGTAAGCCAGTATGTTGTGTCCGCGCTCTTGATTGCTTGAAAGCATTGTTTGATTTATACgatgaagaaaaaagcacacCAGATCCTAGGTGAATCCTTTTTTGCAAAGAAGGGACACACACAAAGCACAGTctggaaaactaaaatttttagagaTACTGCCAATGTGAGCGACACAAAAAAATACCGAATTTCAGTGAAATTGCCAATTGCCGAGCTAGAGACATTGAAAGAACTTGGCAATTCATGTTATGCCATTTTTAAGGCCATATATTGTCAATATCTGTGAAACATTGAGCTGCCATTTTACATGTTTGACAGCCATTTGACAATTGCTATGAAATGAATAATCGGAATGAATGTCGGGGTGTTGGGCAAGACAGAGATGCTTTAACATTAAGATTTGTGGTGCCTACCTgactttttcggctttaacaaggattttttaacatattgaaGGTGTAGGTGTGGGGCAAAACTGTTCGTCAGTTAATGCTTCATGCTTATGGTGGATTTCGTACCCAGGCTAACCTTATGGTAATCACAAGTATTAACACGttttatttttcgacttcaaaaaaaatttatatttacttatactttACAGATGTAAGTTGaatacagatatttttttaacaatatcacATTTGCACTTAGATGTAAGTACATAAATGTACATAAAcgaaagtatgtacatacatatgtatgtactagcttttttaatttttatattcaccGAAAAACCCAAATAGGTTTCAAAAACATATAAAGATATTCCAGTTTTATTTTTACGTCaccagaaacattttttaatttcatttacgtcATTTACCACTACTCTTACACACGCCACGATGCCTTAATCGTCTATGCTACGTTCGAGATATGCCATTTATCatttacatataatacatatgtacgtgcaaaTGTCATGCATATAGACGTGCATTTTGCAGGCCGGAAATCATTTAATGAGTAATGTATTTTTGTCGTGAATAGAAGAATTAACAAAACTAGGCGGCTGTAGTATCGAACAAGCAGGCGGCCGGTCGCTGATATCACGCAACAGCAGCTCCGTGGAAAAAAACagctatacatatataccaacaAGTATATGGAACCCAATACTTGAACACTGGTCTGGCGCatcatttgctgtgcagtttaTTGTAACTTCCCTCAAACCCACAATCAAACCTTAGGAGGAGTGCATATTACAACCGACAGTCGGCAATCTGGAATGATGGCAACAAAACAGCTGCGCTCTCAGctgtatttttctcttttaagcGTCTTGCATTtacttttcctcttcttctttacTTCTACCACTTGCACGCTTTTaaaacatataaacatacacTGTTAAATTTATGCATTTCTCTGTTTTCTCCCATTTCTCCCACCACGAATCACGGCATACAATTCTCTTTCTTACTATGCATTACTTACATTTTTCAGACTTGACTTTTTGTTCACTTCGCTTTTAGACAGTTGTAACATTTGCATTTATCTATCCTCAGGTCGATTGCGCgatgcaaaaacaaattcatatgAAGCCCATATTTTCCTTCGGTGCACCGTAGATACTACCGTTTATTTTAACACTACACCTCAGTTGAAACCGTGCTCCCACCACCTCCTACACAACACTACCTCGTTATATATTTGTTCCTTATTTACTtctgttcttttttatttattctttatctGCCATTCCACCCCAACAAAACTGCACAATTTTCTTTGGTTTAAGGCCTGCATTGGCTAATTATTTTATGCTTCCAAAGgctattaaatatttcatatcCTTTTTACTTATCATACTTtcaatttactattttatttctcaaaatttttacaatatattcacACCAATAATcacaaaataaagtattaaatttgcacaaagtccagacaaattatgaaaattgaatGAGAACCAGAATGAGACCAGCGCATTGTAGTGTTGCCAGAGCATGAAAGAGTAGcccaaaaattattcaataaattgtacTCAGTAGCTGTAAAGTTAACAGTTAACGTAATAAAACTTTGGAAATTCGTAATCAGAAACGATTTCTTTAACACGCTAGTTAactgttgaataattttaataccaaatttaaaaattttcaagtatttaTAGCCAAAATAATGGTAGCCAGCCCTGTGCCGAAAAAAATATCGATAACATTTTCTTTAGAATCTTTTCAGATTGCAGTGTTGCTTCTAAGTGCattaagcaaattaaaattcattaccTATACACgattaataatacgttcacatatgcattaatcacctataaatccaccaaattaatctacccgttcacatatggcagattaccctcaaaattgacaatcagctgtcaatactgctttcagatatatttctttatagaaattattttggtggaatatttcggtatttttggtttctttaattattattaacgatatcaAGAAAATACAAAGAGAAGGAATAGATAATTTAGTTGCGCAAttcgctgctaataataaacagttggaggaaatccgtatgcgacatTTACtgcgatttcaaaaaaattatggcagcaatgcgcatgggatattctatattacattttataatatgtaataagaggacaaaacgtttatggacacacgcttttttccgtaaaatgaatccataattaataatatttaacaaaaattttgttagaaTTAGGTTTACatacctgttttctttgccggcatccatttcatttattttgatgtttctccttacattcgtaataataattatcgataacacagaaaacacagggttgtacgTCAAAAAGTAttgttattatctaggattattttataatctcagattttggaagagaaattttgtatgggaaatcgcgctttttaattacggattttgagttaagcgcgaaaaagtagatcatctacttatatgtgaacgtattataagtcaTTAGACCGGCAACATATATGCTTTCAATGTGGTGTTTTGAATGTCACAACCTCAATCTGAAtgtaagaaaacaaacaaagaaacagcatacaaacagataaTGTTGACGTTCAAACCACTACATCGcaagaaaaaaacgaatcatCTGCCCTAGTAACCTTCAA harbors:
- the LOC128861728 gene encoding uncharacterized protein LOC128861728 isoform X2, which translates into the protein MENNEDEMRRRLRHEIEVPAYHHEMEINSDGPASYGLVYDRGERTSTLGLSIENPLTFYMSTPAESAAATAAVANYHSIHSYPSAVLSPATPPNSTTHFEGAASTLAYDAAANISPPSASTQPMVNAIGVQMYSPVRHHVHHYNHVHSHRHALAHRPHHHVHSHMLPHVQQSQHQHQHHHHHNQHQHAHSTSSSAIQMGSEHSPERCAYDPCLARRDPYLLCNKCLPNTCHCSHSNVGRLNASPYEPVHGVEHVHTALHEQQQPEQTLMAANGISQELARAEHMDIGVVPNGATSSSAVLHLQDSGETSTVGAVNDEHDYAMGNYWAPTVQSSEGTILTAPPAAAADTQKTDMKCKKMVANSTQNNDAAAANGPSLGTEAYGSEHPKHLQRANTVCNLHYTAVSTITSSAMVSDSSAIAGGSASVDSLDDEMMVASTTNLPNSGAADEAEESTAVISRAMTSRQALAENTAAVDFANDEANNSLPESNEAVAQTDGTCNTSPISLNTSDEVTSASDTERAHFADTCTTNTTTTTYAAKKQSKPTNVVGSSGGNGSNGSGSGSVSGSGSAGGGGGVCGRSSVGSSISNRGSVGNIDDLADMEPMPSFSGASNNNCVTPTSCNDEAHSSRSFRTLDSSAFSLFNGEHSRLPNQTDDDAGDDDDDEIIWNLHKPRGVHGNTNNTGIAQHERPNPHEFLRWRERERRRIHEREQQQYRRGGVTNNLAWLRECRADSRDRLDGVYSPERPSSSRMTDATPRAAKMARINSSGLRGQPGSRSGVADEHSGSNSCDSAEIRTARRKIWRMLNVHESSEVDEVPQPMSSVHLPETIRHLTSPGSTAATDSGVAIGQGPYVITYAGHSHAHSTDNSVVLLEDSDLDENPHVYGAGYAMPAPSDPGEVGATVTVPTEGATVPSPSTMLPYIDDEQPTYSGAVGASSAEVSKSAGGATPANTSATIARNQSSIDVSSNGAGGAAVLTAPDLQLDWLSDSTGDDDDVVFVHSTREPILSIDLTNDEDTLVPTTIASDDGGAAAVVNETPIEAVDGAQPSYLRTGVVADGTAPGPLLHPYAVVPPGYQQWDTAGPSNQLQSLSNMEQEEVIAHSQHHHDCMMHGVYQPQQAHQPQRQRFSSLLRGRYYKYIPRPAPNPFYEPQQAHQSQHQRSYLDELAAHAMYPEMRRLRRSPQLNMATAAAAMGRSAVPVLRSGATATAPGTDTTIISIPTIEEVSLQDLFGGRVPAAHASMHQSRNEGNSFLFPTRHGGASRYARGISAGAISNGVDSAENGSAATGGSGVYPSEANIDNSNNSNSSPPIPQIAPFYLHCRRADDEMPPLQRSTLHTQQEPPLIPPCSFSRSRSTLAGAAAAAAAAQAFAQAATVNADHIRGVSPAAPAYVSAAAAATGPPPGPTSETSSQLAAAVHPNGGSSGGGVGDERVGGMISYPSFAVNARSRVPFSPLMGRHQHGGSTSGGSASSSSHHSGVHHAGAAPPYPVHQNLWYRQQHIQEIHRRHMTPTPIDLSSNPLNLTNSFRWRSQLPNTCSCVHASNGPVSSLDPAYYPYEAQQRRRSAVHHHMFHHYSPVHLEIGLSTPLSHIGPHILIGSAIRPNRGATLEIIERNTLPHKYKRLRRPSESDEDAEKCAICLSLFEIENDVRRLPCMHLFHTDCVDQWLVTNKHCPICRVDIETHLTKDATTTSAL
- the LOC128861728 gene encoding uncharacterized protein LOC128861728 isoform X1; protein product: MENNEDEMRRRLRHEIEVPAYHHEMEINSDGPASYGLVYDRGERTSTLGLSIEQNPLTFYMSTPAESAAATAAVANYHSIHSYPSAVLSPATPPNSTTHFEGAASTLAYDAAANISPPSASTQPMVNAIGVQMYSPVRHHVHHYNHVHSHRHALAHRPHHHVHSHMLPHVQQSQHQHQHHHHHNQHQHAHSTSSSAIQMGSEHSPERCAYDPCLARRDPYLLCNKCLPNTCHCSHSNVGRLNASPYEPVHGVEHVHTALHEQQQPEQTLMAANGISQELARAEHMDIGVVPNGATSSSAVLHLQDSGETSTVGAVNDEHDYAMGNYWAPTVQSSEGTILTAPPAAAADTQKTDMKCKKMVANSTQNNDAAAANGPSLGTEAYGSEHPKHLQRANTVCNLHYTAVSTITSSAMVSDSSAIAGGSASVDSLDDEMMVASTTNLPNSGAADEAEESTAVISRAMTSRQALAENTAAVDFANDEANNSLPESNEAVAQTDGTCNTSPISLNTSDEVTSASDTERAHFADTCTTNTTTTTYAAKKQSKPTNVVGSSGGNGSNGSGSGSVSGSGSAGGGGGVCGRSSVGSSISNRGSVGNIDDLADMEPMPSFSGASNNNCVTPTSCNDEAHSSRSFRTLDSSAFSLFNGEHSRLPNQTDDDAGDDDDDEIIWNLHKPRGVHGNTNNTGIAQHERPNPHEFLRWRERERRRIHEREQQQYRRGGVTNNLAWLRECRADSRDRLDGVYSPERPSSSRMTDATPRAAKMARINSSGLRGQPGSRSGVADEHSGSNSCDSAEIRTARRKIWRMLNVHESSEVDEVPQPMSSVHLPETIRHLTSPGSTAATDSGVAIGQGPYVITYAGHSHAHSTDNSVVLLEDSDLDENPHVYGAGYAMPAPSDPGEVGATVTVPTEGATVPSPSTMLPYIDDEQPTYSGAVGASSAEVSKSAGGATPANTSATIARNQSSIDVSSNGAGGAAVLTAPDLQLDWLSDSTGDDDDVVFVHSTREPILSIDLTNDEDTLVPTTIASDDGGAAAVVNETPIEAVDGAQPSYLRTGVVADGTAPGPLLHPYAVVPPGYQQWDTAGPSNQLQSLSNMEQEEVIAHSQHHHDCMMHGVYQPQQAHQPQRQRFSSLLRGRYYKYIPRPAPNPFYEPQQAHQSQHQRSYLDELAAHAMYPEMRRLRRSPQLNMATAAAAMGRSAVPVLRSGATATAPGTDTTIISIPTIEEVSLQDLFGGRVPAAHASMHQSRNEGNSFLFPTRHGGASRYARGISAGAISNGVDSAENGSAATGGSGVYPSEANIDNSNNSNSSPPIPQIAPFYLHCRRADDEMPPLQRSTLHTQQEPPLIPPCSFSRSRSTLAGAAAAAAAAQAFAQAATVNADHIRGVSPAAPAYVSAAAAATGPPPGPTSETSSQLAAAVHPNGGSSGGGVGDERVGGMISYPSFAVNARSRVPFSPLMGRHQHGGSTSGGSASSSSHHSGVHHAGAAPPYPVHQNLWYRQQHIQEIHRRHMTPTPIDLSSNPLNLTNSFRWRSQLPNTCSCVHASNGPVSSLDPAYYPYEAQQRRRSAVHHHMFHHYSPVHLEIGLSTPLSHIGPHILIGSAIRPNRGATLEIIERNTLPHKYKRLRRPSESDEDAEKCAICLSLFEIENDVRRLPCMHLFHTDCVDQWLVTNKHCPICRVDIETHLTKDATTTSAL